The proteins below are encoded in one region of Euzebya sp.:
- a CDS encoding pilus assembly protein CpaE, with product MISTELARDLRDAGLVWDPVDGDRFLIPDRDLDDRVFRISDMVCEVRHTPAGAAIAFNGTTEWALDAIMLREVIWLPHEHQLRERLGNAFAALERDGDHWHVLVEVHEVRTAYTAPTAADAYGRALLHHLRPG from the coding sequence GTGATCTCCACCGAGCTGGCCCGGGACCTCCGTGACGCCGGCCTGGTCTGGGACCCCGTCGACGGGGACCGCTTCCTCATCCCCGACCGGGACCTCGACGACCGGGTGTTCCGGATCTCCGACATGGTCTGCGAGGTCCGTCACACCCCCGCCGGTGCCGCGATCGCGTTCAACGGCACGACCGAGTGGGCGCTCGACGCGATCATGCTGCGCGAGGTGATCTGGTTGCCCCACGAGCACCAGCTCCGCGAGCGGCTCGGGAACGCCTTCGCCGCCCTCGAGCGGGACGGCGACCACTGGCACGTCCTCGTCGAGGTCCACGAGGTCCGCACGGCCTACACCGCACCGACCGCCGCGGACGCCTACGGCCGCGCGCTCCTCCACCACCTCCGGCCTGGCTGA
- a CDS encoding ABC transporter permease, with translation MLSTVIKSLLAHKVRLSMTALSVVLGVAFVAGTLVLTDTLRATFDDLFAEAYADIDVAVMSAESDDSAVATDASGVPVDVVDRITAVEGVAAAMGDVQGTAVLLDLDGEQLGNPQAPSIAGSVPTEEGMSAVVLREGRFAETADEVVVDVGTATTEDLVVGDRVQVVADGPATTHTIVGFIGYGDLDNLAGATMALFDPDTAFERFNTDGGYAMVTVAADGVDHDVLRDRIARAIGADYEVLTSAQLGEDAASQVTEGLGIITTALLVFAGISLFVGSFIIANTFGIIVAQRTRELALLRAVGASRRQVVASVLGEALAVGVVGSVVGVGVGVGVAAGLRSVLDTFGLTLPEGPLVVEPATAVVGLAVGVVVTTLAAIGPALRAVRVPPVAALQAVAVPATPRGGRVRNVLGVLVLLGGLAVMSAGLLAGGGAAVAGGGAAMVMVGMSLLAAVVARPVVGLMGVPIARVMGIRGDLARQNAMRNPTRTASTASALMIGLGLVTFTMIFASSITASTSASIDESFLAEFNIRSTQVGPVGIPEQVVGAVESVDGVAAVNAMTYTDFTHAGTEIFGAGVDPATFGQTLVVDEVEGAMADLAEGGVAVKAAVAEDEGWHVGDVVDLTFPSAGEVAVPIRAVFEADVDTSWLFDNATVREVTEGAPLGQLFVRLADGVDVDEARADLEVALGPFPTARLMDQAELKADLQAQVDQMLGLMSALLVLSIVIALVGIVNTLGLSVYERIRELGLLRAVGASRRQVRAMVRWEAVLIAGLGATLGLAIGVTFGRLMTLALADQGISTFEVPAAQLVIGFVAAALAGIAAAILPARRASRVDVLKALQMS, from the coding sequence ATGCTCTCCACCGTCATCAAGAGCCTGCTGGCGCACAAGGTGCGCCTGTCCATGACCGCCCTCTCGGTGGTGCTCGGCGTCGCGTTCGTCGCCGGCACCCTCGTCCTGACCGACACCCTCCGCGCCACCTTCGACGACCTGTTCGCCGAGGCCTACGCCGACATCGACGTCGCCGTCATGAGCGCGGAGTCCGACGACAGCGCCGTCGCCACCGACGCATCCGGCGTCCCGGTCGACGTCGTGGACCGGATCACCGCGGTGGAGGGGGTCGCCGCCGCCATGGGCGACGTCCAGGGCACCGCGGTGCTGCTCGACCTCGACGGCGAGCAGCTCGGCAACCCCCAGGCGCCGTCCATCGCCGGATCGGTGCCCACCGAGGAGGGGATGTCCGCCGTCGTGCTCCGCGAGGGCCGCTTCGCCGAGACCGCCGACGAGGTCGTCGTCGACGTCGGCACCGCCACCACCGAGGACCTGGTCGTCGGCGACCGCGTGCAGGTCGTCGCCGACGGCCCCGCCACCACCCACACGATCGTCGGCTTCATCGGCTACGGCGACCTCGACAACCTCGCCGGCGCCACGATGGCGCTGTTCGACCCGGACACCGCCTTCGAGCGGTTCAACACCGACGGCGGCTACGCCATGGTCACCGTCGCCGCCGACGGGGTCGACCACGACGTCCTCCGCGACCGGATCGCCCGCGCGATCGGGGCGGACTACGAGGTGCTGACCAGCGCCCAGCTCGGCGAGGACGCCGCGTCCCAGGTCACCGAGGGGCTGGGGATCATCACCACCGCCCTGCTGGTCTTCGCCGGCATCAGCCTGTTCGTCGGCTCGTTCATCATCGCGAACACCTTCGGGATCATCGTCGCCCAGCGCACCCGCGAGCTGGCGCTGCTCCGCGCGGTCGGCGCGAGCCGTCGTCAGGTGGTCGCGTCGGTGCTGGGTGAGGCGCTGGCGGTCGGGGTCGTCGGGTCGGTCGTCGGCGTCGGCGTCGGGGTCGGCGTGGCCGCCGGGCTGCGCAGCGTGCTGGACACCTTCGGCCTGACCCTCCCCGAGGGCCCGCTGGTCGTCGAGCCCGCCACCGCCGTCGTCGGCCTGGCCGTCGGCGTGGTCGTCACCACCCTCGCCGCGATCGGCCCGGCCCTGCGCGCCGTCCGCGTCCCCCCGGTCGCGGCCCTGCAGGCCGTCGCGGTGCCCGCCACCCCGCGGGGCGGGAGGGTCCGGAACGTCCTCGGCGTGCTCGTCCTGCTCGGCGGCCTGGCCGTCATGAGCGCCGGCCTGCTGGCCGGCGGCGGTGCCGCGGTGGCCGGTGGCGGGGCGGCGATGGTGATGGTCGGCATGTCCCTGCTGGCCGCGGTGGTCGCCCGCCCGGTCGTCGGGCTGATGGGGGTGCCGATCGCCCGGGTGATGGGCATCCGCGGCGACCTGGCCCGCCAGAACGCGATGCGCAACCCGACCCGGACCGCGTCGACCGCGTCGGCGCTGATGATCGGCCTCGGCCTGGTGACGTTCACGATGATCTTCGCGTCGTCGATCACCGCGTCCACGTCGGCCTCGATCGACGAGTCCTTCCTGGCCGAGTTCAACATCCGCTCCACCCAGGTCGGCCCCGTCGGCATCCCCGAGCAGGTCGTCGGCGCGGTCGAGTCCGTCGACGGGGTCGCCGCGGTCAACGCGATGACCTACACCGACTTCACCCACGCGGGCACCGAGATCTTCGGCGCCGGCGTCGACCCGGCCACCTTCGGCCAGACCCTGGTCGTCGACGAGGTCGAGGGGGCGATGGCCGATCTGGCCGAGGGCGGGGTGGCGGTCAAGGCCGCCGTGGCGGAGGACGAGGGGTGGCACGTCGGCGACGTCGTCGACCTGACCTTCCCCTCCGCCGGTGAGGTCGCCGTGCCGATCCGCGCGGTGTTCGAGGCCGACGTCGACACCTCGTGGCTGTTCGACAACGCGACGGTCCGCGAGGTGACCGAGGGTGCGCCGCTGGGGCAGCTGTTCGTCCGGTTGGCCGACGGCGTGGACGTCGACGAGGCCCGCGCGGACCTGGAGGTGGCGTTGGGCCCGTTCCCCACCGCGCGGCTGATGGACCAGGCGGAGCTGAAGGCGGACCTGCAGGCGCAGGTCGACCAAATGCTCGGGCTGATGTCGGCGCTCCTGGTGCTGTCGATCGTCATCGCGCTGGTCGGGATCGTGAACACCCTCGGCCTGAGCGTCTACGAGCGGATTCGCGAGCTCGGGCTGCTCCGCGCCGTCGGGGCCTCCCGCCGGCAGGTCCGGGCGATGGTCCGCTGGGAGGCGGTGCTGATCGCCGGCCTCGGCGCCACCCTCGGGTTGGCGATCGGGGTCACGTTCGGGCGGCTGATGACGCTCGCCCTCGCCGACCAGGGGATCAGCACCTTCGAGGTGCCGGCCGCCCAGCTGGTCATCGGGTTCGTCGCGGCCGCGCTGGCCGGGATCGCCGCGGCGATCCTCCCCGCCCGACGGGCCAGCCGGGTCGACGTGCTGAAGGCCCTGCAGATGAGCTGA
- a CDS encoding ABC transporter ATP-binding protein: MSSVLTIPDATRPQHSPAAARAVDLTKVYGSGEAAVHALAGVSVDFRTAEFTAVMGPSGSGKSTLMHCMAALDTPTSGTVTIGDTEVSGLDDRRLTTLRRDRIGFVFQSFNLLPMLTAAENITLPQRLAGRTADAGWLDRVVDMVGLRDRLGHRPAELSGGQQQRVAVARALAGRPDIVFADEPPGNLDSRSGAEVLRFMRRSVDEHGQTIVMVTHDPTAAAHADRVVFLADGRLVGELTDPTAEAVLDTMKGLGA; encoded by the coding sequence ATGTCATCTGTTCTCACCATCCCGGACGCCACCCGTCCGCAGCACAGCCCGGCCGCCGCCCGCGCCGTCGACCTGACGAAGGTCTACGGCAGCGGAGAGGCCGCCGTCCACGCCCTCGCCGGCGTGTCCGTCGACTTCCGCACCGCGGAGTTCACCGCCGTCATGGGCCCCTCGGGCTCCGGCAAGTCCACCCTCATGCACTGCATGGCGGCCCTCGACACCCCGACCAGCGGCACGGTCACGATCGGCGACACCGAGGTGAGCGGCCTGGACGACCGCCGGCTCACCACCCTGCGTCGCGACCGGATCGGCTTCGTCTTCCAGTCCTTCAACCTGCTGCCGATGCTGACCGCCGCGGAGAACATCACCCTCCCCCAGCGCCTGGCAGGTCGGACGGCCGACGCCGGCTGGCTCGACCGGGTCGTCGACATGGTCGGCCTCCGCGATCGGCTCGGCCACCGCCCCGCGGAGCTGTCCGGCGGCCAGCAGCAGCGCGTCGCCGTCGCCCGCGCCCTGGCCGGCCGCCCCGACATCGTCTTCGCCGACGAGCCCCCCGGCAACCTGGACTCGCGCAGCGGTGCGGAGGTCCTCCGCTTCATGCGCCGCAGCGTCGACGAGCACGGCCAGACCATCGTGATGGTCACCCACGACCCGACCGCCGCCGCCCACGCCGACCGGGTCGTCTTCCTCGCCGACGGCCGGCTGGTCGGCGAGCTCACCGACCCGACGGCAGAGGCCGTCCTCGACACCATGAAGGGGCTGGGTGCGTAG
- a CDS encoding response regulator, giving the protein MSVRVLLVDDHRVVRQGLRMFLSLDPDIEVVDEAADGREALHKVRRHTPDVVVMDLVMPVMDGVAAIAAIKAEMPEVEVVAVTSVLEDEKVIGAVQAGATGYLLKDTDADELCRTIHAAARGEVRLAPAAAARLVREVRGPEQPQSLTARETDVLCLIARGCSNRDIARELVIGEKTVKTHVSRVLAKLGVQSRTQAALHAIRVGLVPPAEAGVMASPAR; this is encoded by the coding sequence ATGTCCGTCCGCGTCCTCCTGGTCGACGACCACCGGGTCGTGCGCCAGGGCCTCCGCATGTTCCTGTCCCTCGACCCCGACATCGAGGTCGTCGACGAGGCCGCCGACGGCCGGGAGGCCCTCCACAAGGTCCGCCGCCACACGCCCGACGTGGTGGTGATGGACCTGGTGATGCCCGTGATGGACGGTGTCGCGGCGATCGCGGCGATCAAGGCCGAGATGCCCGAGGTCGAGGTCGTCGCGGTCACCAGCGTCCTCGAGGACGAGAAGGTCATCGGCGCGGTGCAGGCCGGCGCGACCGGCTACCTGCTGAAGGACACCGACGCCGACGAGCTGTGCCGCACCATCCACGCCGCCGCCCGCGGCGAGGTGCGCCTGGCCCCCGCGGCCGCCGCCCGGCTGGTGCGGGAGGTCCGCGGGCCGGAGCAGCCCCAGTCGCTGACCGCACGCGAGACCGACGTGCTGTGCCTGATCGCGCGCGGCTGTTCGAACCGGGACATCGCCCGCGAGCTGGTCATCGGCGAGAAGACCGTCAAGACCCACGTCAGCCGCGTCCTGGCCAAGCTCGGCGTGCAGAGCCGCACCCAGGCGGCCCTCCACGCGATCCGCGTCGGCCTGGTCCCGCCCGCCGAGGCCGGCGTCATGGCCAGCCCGGCGCGGTGA
- a CDS encoding histidine kinase, translating into MTSLRGATPDEALARRGAILEAVRLAAESFLDPAEPWEAKMPQALIGLAQATGTSRVYLFENYRWDGDGEVWATQRFEWAAPGVRSIADDPTLLAMPYRGIGFGRWVERFQRGETVHGLRRDFRPVEQVQLTADETLSIAVVPITVEGRWWGMIGFDECAFERVWTEAELDALRAAASTIATAIRASRAEEALRGRVRALAAVAESLTVDQPLATTLSRLAATVVEASRATACSVQLVDPATEGLESVHHHGLPDGYPEALAELWRSDVETPIVTAVRRQESLWVPDARDMVLADDVFGPLQPLMPLVEWTGMLVVPLDPQRRNLGGLCVYYPPGVEVDDGERAFLRALADQAAAAVENARLYTAVQRSAALEERQRLARELHDSVSQALYGIALGAKTARQVVDRGPEALVEPLDYVVGLAEAGLAEMRALIFELRPEALEAEGLVAALDRQLRAVRARHQIDVTAALGPEPDLPIATKEALYRIAQEALHNVVKHADATAVTVTLGVDGGRLALVIVDDGVGFDPTADYPGHLGLRSMRERAVGVGAELGFTSAPGEGARLEVRIACG; encoded by the coding sequence GTGACGAGCCTGCGCGGGGCCACTCCGGACGAGGCCCTGGCCCGGCGCGGGGCGATCCTCGAAGCCGTCCGGCTGGCTGCCGAGAGCTTCCTCGACCCGGCTGAGCCCTGGGAGGCCAAGATGCCCCAGGCCCTGATCGGCCTGGCGCAGGCCACCGGCACCTCGCGGGTCTACCTGTTCGAGAACTACCGCTGGGACGGCGACGGGGAGGTGTGGGCCACCCAGCGCTTCGAGTGGGCGGCGCCCGGGGTCCGCTCGATCGCCGACGATCCCACGCTGCTGGCGATGCCCTACCGGGGGATCGGCTTCGGCCGGTGGGTCGAGCGGTTCCAGCGCGGCGAGACCGTCCACGGCCTGCGACGCGACTTCAGGCCCGTGGAGCAGGTGCAGCTGACCGCGGACGAGACCCTCTCCATCGCGGTGGTCCCCATCACCGTCGAGGGTCGCTGGTGGGGGATGATCGGCTTCGACGAGTGCGCCTTCGAGCGGGTCTGGACCGAGGCCGAGCTGGATGCGCTCCGGGCCGCGGCCTCGACGATCGCCACGGCGATCCGCGCCAGCCGGGCCGAGGAGGCGCTCCGCGGCCGGGTCCGGGCCCTCGCGGCCGTGGCGGAGAGCCTGACCGTCGACCAGCCGCTCGCCACCACCCTGTCCCGTCTGGCCGCCACCGTCGTGGAGGCCAGCCGGGCGACCGCCTGCTCGGTGCAGCTCGTCGATCCGGCCACGGAGGGGTTGGAGTCGGTCCACCACCACGGACTGCCCGACGGCTACCCCGAGGCGCTGGCCGAGCTGTGGCGCAGCGACGTCGAGACCCCCATCGTCACCGCCGTCCGCCGCCAGGAGAGCCTCTGGGTCCCCGACGCCCGCGACATGGTCCTGGCCGACGACGTCTTCGGCCCGCTCCAGCCGCTGATGCCCCTGGTGGAGTGGACCGGGATGCTGGTCGTGCCCCTCGACCCGCAGCGCCGCAACCTGGGCGGGCTGTGCGTCTACTACCCGCCCGGGGTCGAGGTCGACGACGGCGAGCGGGCCTTCCTCCGGGCCCTGGCCGACCAGGCGGCCGCTGCGGTGGAGAACGCGCGCCTGTACACGGCGGTGCAGCGATCGGCGGCCCTCGAGGAGCGCCAGCGGCTGGCGCGCGAGCTGCACGACTCGGTGTCCCAGGCCCTGTACGGGATCGCCCTCGGGGCCAAGACGGCCCGCCAGGTCGTCGACCGGGGGCCCGAGGCGCTGGTCGAGCCGCTCGACTACGTCGTCGGCCTGGCCGAGGCGGGGCTGGCGGAGATGCGCGCGCTGATCTTCGAGCTGCGCCCCGAGGCGCTCGAGGCAGAGGGGCTGGTCGCCGCGCTCGACCGCCAGCTCCGCGCCGTGCGCGCCCGCCACCAGATCGACGTGACGGCGGCACTGGGTCCCGAGCCGGACCTCCCGATCGCGACGAAGGAGGCGCTGTACCGCATCGCGCAGGAGGCGCTGCACAACGTGGTCAAGCACGCGGATGCGACGGCGGTCACGGTGACCCTCGGCGTCGACGGAGGGCGGCTGGCGCTGGTGATCGTCGACGACGGCGTCGGCTTCGACCCGACCGCTGACTACCCGGGCCACCTCGGCCTGCGGTCCATGCGGGAGCGCGCCGTCGGGGTGGGCGCCGAGCTCGGGTTCACGAGCGCCCCGGGCGAGGGCGCGCGACTCGAGGTCCGCATCGCGTGCGGGTGA
- a CDS encoding ABC transporter ATP-binding protein: MPPGALTAESPELGTPSGAGAGATIRRGLGLSPELRVGLGVTLALAAVATAGRVIVPVLVQQILDHGFDASAGTVDLGVVAIRVGWGAAAVAVTAVATGVMNLRLATVAERALSNLRQRAFTHIHDLSMLHQAAEQRGVLVARVTTDIDQISRFTQFAGLQLITNAGQATLALVVMLVLSWQLALVVLVLIPLIVWVIRRFQTRLDAAYQIVRQRIGRLLGTLAETVVGAQVIRAYGVEDRIRDRLDTAIGEHRQAAVRAGWLSAAFSGVGELVSSVVIASVLVAGAVLAVNGVTTVGDVVAFLFLAQLFVEPVQAFGEAVNEAQNAIAGWRRVIEVLDIEPDVADPGPDGVDLPQGPLGIRFDHVDFAYPTADGTSGEQVLFDVDVAIAAQSRVAVVGETGSGKTTFAKLLTRLMDPTAGAVCVGGIALDRVRFASLRDRVVMVPQDGMLFSGSILDNVLMGDPRQDEAAVVRAVEDLGVADWVASLPEGLATQVGERGDALSAGERQLVALARAYLADPDVLVLDEATSAVDPAAEVRIQRALAGLTEGRTTVTIAHRLSTAEQADRVLVFDRGRIVEDGPHAELVTAGGLYAGLHAAGEAGTSSRM, translated from the coding sequence ATGCCGCCCGGTGCGCTCACCGCGGAGAGCCCCGAGCTGGGCACGCCCAGCGGCGCCGGCGCCGGTGCGACGATCCGCCGCGGCCTCGGCCTGTCACCCGAGCTGCGCGTCGGACTGGGCGTCACCCTGGCGCTGGCCGCGGTCGCCACCGCCGGCCGGGTCATCGTGCCGGTCCTGGTCCAGCAGATCCTCGACCACGGCTTCGACGCCTCGGCGGGGACCGTCGACCTCGGCGTCGTCGCCATCCGGGTGGGCTGGGGGGCGGCTGCCGTCGCGGTGACAGCCGTCGCCACCGGGGTGATGAACCTGCGCCTGGCCACCGTCGCCGAACGGGCGCTGTCGAACCTGCGCCAGCGGGCGTTCACCCACATCCACGACCTGTCGATGCTGCACCAGGCCGCCGAGCAGCGGGGCGTGCTGGTCGCGCGGGTCACGACCGACATCGACCAGATCAGCCGGTTCACGCAGTTCGCCGGCCTGCAGCTGATCACCAACGCGGGGCAGGCGACGCTGGCGCTCGTCGTCATGCTCGTGCTGTCCTGGCAGCTGGCGCTGGTCGTCCTGGTGCTCATCCCCCTCATCGTCTGGGTCATCCGGCGGTTCCAGACCAGGCTCGACGCCGCCTACCAGATCGTCCGCCAGCGGATCGGCCGGCTCCTCGGGACCCTCGCCGAGACCGTCGTGGGGGCGCAGGTCATCCGGGCCTACGGGGTGGAGGACCGCATCCGCGACCGCCTCGACACCGCCATCGGCGAGCACCGCCAGGCCGCGGTGCGGGCGGGCTGGCTGTCCGCGGCGTTCTCCGGCGTGGGTGAGCTGGTCAGCTCCGTCGTCATCGCGAGCGTGCTGGTGGCCGGCGCGGTGCTGGCCGTCAACGGGGTCACCACCGTCGGCGACGTGGTCGCGTTCCTCTTCCTCGCCCAGCTGTTCGTGGAGCCGGTCCAGGCGTTCGGCGAGGCGGTCAACGAGGCGCAGAACGCCATCGCCGGGTGGCGCCGCGTGATCGAGGTGCTGGACATCGAGCCGGACGTCGCCGACCCCGGGCCGGACGGCGTCGACCTGCCCCAGGGGCCGCTCGGCATCCGCTTCGACCACGTCGACTTCGCCTACCCGACGGCCGACGGGACGTCGGGCGAGCAGGTCCTCTTCGACGTCGACGTCGCGATCGCCGCCCAGAGCCGGGTCGCGGTCGTCGGGGAGACGGGGTCGGGGAAGACGACCTTCGCGAAGCTCCTCACGCGGCTGATGGACCCGACCGCGGGTGCGGTGTGCGTGGGCGGGATCGCACTCGACCGGGTCCGCTTCGCCAGCCTCCGCGACCGGGTCGTGATGGTCCCCCAGGACGGGATGCTCTTCAGCGGCTCGATCCTCGACAACGTGCTGATGGGTGACCCGCGACAGGACGAGGCAGCGGTCGTCCGGGCCGTCGAGGACCTCGGCGTGGCCGACTGGGTCGCGTCCCTGCCCGAGGGCCTGGCCACCCAGGTCGGCGAGCGCGGCGACGCGCTCAGCGCCGGGGAGCGCCAGCTCGTCGCCCTGGCCCGCGCCTACCTGGCCGACCCGGACGTGCTGGTGCTGGACGAGGCCACGTCGGCGGTGGACCCGGCTGCGGAGGTGCGGATCCAGCGGGCGCTGGCCGGGCTGACCGAGGGCCGCACGACGGTGACCATCGCCCACCGGCTCTCCACCGCCGAGCAGGCCGACCGGGTCCTGGTCTTCGACCGCGGCCGGATCGTCGAGGACGGCCCGCACGCCGAGCTGGTCACCGCCGGCGGGCTGTACGCCGGCCTGCACGCCGCGGGGGAGGCGGGCACCAGCTCGCGGATGTAG
- a CDS encoding ABC transporter ATP-binding protein has product MSVNEAAVVERAAGGGPALAGAGWRLIRRQLRRAPTQFAWGMVGTTLYAGATVVSARVLGWVTDTLLFPAVAEGDVTTAALAVAVIAVVGVSMVRAVGIALRRGGAYSAQFRLQQRDRRDVTERYMDLPIEWHRRHPTGQLLANVNDDVEAASFIAAPLPMAVGVVVMLIVTAVLLVRTDPFLALVGFAVGPLLGVANYVYQRRMRVVAAEAQRLRAEVSETAHESFDAALVVKTLGREADESDKFAVRSDALRDRLIQVGRLRAVFDPAMEALPNIGILLVLFVGSQRAAAGAITAGDLVTFAYLFRLVALPMRVFGWLLGELPRGIVGMERVDAVLDTDDRVGYGPTVLGGPADARTSGAAGAAATADAVTYRHPAVVREDLAARTAAAPAGTVADVTRGLVDLDLEVPAGRTIAIVGPTGSGKSTVAHLLARLFDPQRGRVSLDGHALAELDRTSLADSVALVFQEAFLFDDDVRQNLTLGAPISDEEVRWAARLAQADGFISALPDGYDTQLGERGASLSGGQRQRIALARALLRRPRLLILDDATSAVDPAVESAILEGLGELDTTVVLVAYRRSSIALADEVVYVEGGRIVGRGTHDELYATLPGYAALIDAYDASRRAGVPDDVAGER; this is encoded by the coding sequence ATGAGCGTGAACGAGGCAGCCGTCGTCGAGCGGGCGGCGGGTGGTGGCCCCGCGCTCGCAGGCGCCGGCTGGCGGTTGATCCGCCGCCAGCTGCGCCGGGCGCCGACGCAGTTCGCGTGGGGCATGGTCGGGACGACGCTCTACGCCGGCGCGACGGTCGTCAGCGCCCGGGTGCTCGGCTGGGTGACCGACACGCTGCTGTTCCCCGCCGTGGCCGAGGGGGATGTCACCACCGCCGCGCTGGCCGTCGCGGTGATCGCCGTCGTCGGGGTCTCGATGGTCCGCGCGGTCGGGATCGCGCTGCGCCGCGGTGGGGCCTACTCGGCGCAGTTCCGGTTGCAGCAGCGTGACCGGCGGGACGTCACCGAGCGGTACATGGACCTGCCGATCGAGTGGCACCGCCGCCACCCCACCGGCCAGCTGCTCGCGAACGTCAACGACGACGTCGAGGCGGCCAGCTTCATCGCCGCTCCCCTCCCGATGGCGGTCGGCGTGGTGGTCATGCTGATCGTCACCGCCGTGCTGCTCGTGCGGACCGACCCCTTCCTCGCACTCGTGGGCTTCGCGGTCGGGCCGCTCCTCGGCGTCGCGAACTACGTCTACCAACGGCGCATGCGCGTCGTCGCCGCCGAGGCGCAGCGGTTGCGGGCAGAGGTCTCCGAGACCGCCCACGAGTCGTTCGACGCCGCCCTGGTCGTGAAGACGCTGGGTCGCGAAGCCGACGAGTCGGACAAGTTCGCGGTGCGGAGCGACGCCCTGCGGGACCGGCTGATCCAGGTGGGCCGGCTGCGGGCGGTGTTCGACCCGGCGATGGAGGCGCTGCCGAACATCGGGATCCTGCTGGTCCTCTTCGTCGGGTCCCAGCGCGCCGCCGCGGGGGCGATCACCGCCGGCGACCTCGTGACCTTCGCGTACCTGTTCCGCCTGGTCGCCCTGCCGATGCGGGTGTTCGGCTGGCTGCTCGGCGAGCTGCCTCGCGGCATCGTCGGCATGGAGCGCGTGGACGCGGTGCTCGACACCGACGACCGGGTCGGCTACGGCCCGACGGTCCTCGGCGGGCCGGCGGACGCCCGGACCAGCGGTGCAGCGGGGGCGGCCGCCACCGCCGACGCCGTGACGTACCGCCATCCCGCGGTGGTGCGCGAGGACCTGGCGGCGCGGACCGCGGCCGCACCGGCCGGGACGGTCGCCGACGTCACCCGCGGCCTGGTCGACCTCGACCTCGAGGTGCCGGCGGGGCGGACGATCGCGATCGTCGGGCCGACCGGGTCGGGCAAGTCGACCGTCGCCCACCTGCTGGCCCGGCTGTTCGACCCCCAGCGAGGTCGCGTGTCGCTCGACGGGCACGCGCTGGCCGAGCTCGACCGCACGTCGCTGGCCGACTCGGTCGCGCTGGTCTTCCAGGAGGCGTTCCTCTTCGACGACGACGTCCGCCAGAACCTCACCCTCGGCGCGCCGATCAGCGACGAGGAGGTCCGGTGGGCCGCCCGGCTGGCGCAGGCCGACGGGTTCATCTCGGCGCTGCCGGACGGCTACGACACCCAGCTCGGCGAGCGGGGCGCGTCCCTCTCCGGCGGGCAGCGCCAGCGCATCGCCCTGGCCCGTGCCCTGCTGCGCCGCCCCCGGCTGCTGATCCTCGACGACGCGACGTCGGCGGTCGACCCGGCGGTCGAGTCCGCGATCCTGGAGGGGCTCGGTGAGCTCGACACGACCGTGGTCCTGGTGGCCTACCGGCGGTCGTCGATCGCGCTGGCCGACGAGGTCGTCTACGTCGAGGGCGGCCGCATCGTCGGTCGGGGCACCCACGACGAGCTGTACGCCACGCTGCCCGGCTACGCCGCCCTGATCGACGCCTACGACGCCAGCCGCCGCGCCGGCGTCCCCGACGACGTGGCGGGTGAGCGCTGA
- a CDS encoding DMT family transporter, giving the protein MDQGPDSSRGFAGAQGRGVGIVAVAAGLWGTDALFRRGLALSAPAVSVVFWEHAVISVLLATALWRRRGELTRLGRTEWLQVVLIGGGSSVLATTLFTQALSIGDPTPPLLLQKVQPLIALGLAALLLGERPSRRLALFAVPALVGAWLVSQPEPGAVDLDSATAAALAVGAAALWAMGTVLGRGLSAVVEPTTLTALRLTVGLPVAAVVLAVVGGPVLPAADQVPGLLGLSLVPGLLALVLYYRGLRTAPASLATWAELAFPLVAIVVNRIAFDATLTTTQWLGVVLLAASVTGLSLVSRRRGPAAVGVRAQDLAPDSPSSAASPRALRGP; this is encoded by the coding sequence ATGGACCAGGGACCAGACAGCAGCCGGGGGTTCGCAGGCGCACAGGGCCGAGGTGTCGGCATCGTCGCCGTCGCCGCCGGGTTGTGGGGCACCGACGCGCTGTTCCGGCGCGGGCTGGCGCTGTCCGCCCCCGCGGTGTCGGTCGTGTTCTGGGAGCACGCCGTCATCTCGGTCCTGCTGGCGACGGCGCTGTGGCGCCGCCGCGGCGAGCTGACCCGGCTGGGCCGGACCGAGTGGCTGCAGGTCGTCCTGATCGGCGGGGGCTCGTCGGTGCTCGCGACCACCCTGTTCACCCAGGCGCTGTCGATCGGCGACCCCACCCCTCCCCTGCTCCTGCAGAAGGTGCAGCCGCTGATCGCGCTCGGCCTGGCCGCCCTGCTGCTCGGCGAGCGACCGTCGCGCCGACTCGCCCTCTTCGCCGTGCCCGCGCTCGTCGGGGCCTGGCTCGTGTCCCAGCCCGAGCCGGGCGCGGTCGACCTCGACTCGGCCACCGCGGCGGCCCTGGCCGTCGGCGCCGCGGCGCTGTGGGCGATGGGCACCGTCCTCGGTCGTGGGCTCAGCGCCGTCGTCGAGCCGACCACGCTGACCGCGCTCCGCCTCACCGTCGGGTTGCCCGTGGCGGCCGTCGTGCTGGCCGTCGTCGGCGGTCCGGTCCTGCCGGCCGCCGACCAGGTGCCCGGCCTGCTCGGCCTGTCGCTGGTCCCCGGCCTGCTCGCCCTGGTCCTGTACTACCGGGGCCTGCGGACCGCGCCGGCGTCGCTGGCCACCTGGGCCGAGCTCGCGTTCCCGCTGGTCGCGATCGTGGTGAACCGGATCGCGTTCGACGCGACGCTGACGACCACCCAGTGGCTCGGGGTCGTGCTGCTGGCCGCGAGCGTCACCGGCCTGTCCCTCGTCTCCCGGCGCCGGGGTCCCGCAGCGGTCGGCGTGCGGGCTCAGGACCTCGCGCCGGACAGCCCGAGCAGCGCGGCCAGCCCCAGGGCGCTCCGCGGCCCGTAG